The Neodiprion lecontei isolate iyNeoLeco1 chromosome 2, iyNeoLeco1.1, whole genome shotgun sequence genome segment CCACagtattgataaaaattttatctgaatCTTTTCTTAATCTGTAGTAAATTTGACTACCGTGGAAAGTTCttctaattttattcataactCGAGAGAAATAAACACCGATACAATATTTCAGTCACGTTAACGGAGTGCAAAATGGTCTTTAATACAGCTAATacatatcatatatatatatatatatatatacatatatatatgcatatgtcaGATGCACACATTACACAAAAGATGTTTTACATTATCCACCAgtagaaaatttaaatgtCCAGCTGGTATTATGCTAATAAACAAACCTGTCATATTTTTTGGACTATTTCCTAAAAAAcaggcaattttatattaaatatatctgATATTAATGTATTTTACGGAGCTTCAAGTAGgtattcgttgaaaaaacggAATATTTCgagttttatatttataatgcaatgataaaaattgtagatTCAAAAAACATgcataattaaataaatgcaATTCTTTTACATTTCAGAGTGACTATAACCTGCTCTCTAACAAGCAAGAACTCTCTAGCCAAAGCATAAATGGAAACGGTGGCAGCatcagtaaaaaaatttttcaggacCAAGTTAAATCCGTTTCAAATCCTTCTCCAGGAGAGAGTTTTGATAGTActttaaatttatcaagaGATTCAAGTAACCTGAGTACTGATATGGAGTGTAATTGGCTTTTAGGACAGTTAGCCTGGGCACGGATTGGCACTTTTCCGTTTTGGCCTTGCGTTGTTACTCTAGAACCAGTAACGATGATATATCACAAAGTGTTGCGTAAGTATTACATCAACACAGGATTTTATTATTCGATACACTTTGTATTGCATTTCTGCAATATTTTGCCATGTTTGGGTAAATCGagccaaaagaaaaaagatttatcgagcattatcaaaaatttacattGCTTGGAAATTGACTCAATTTCTACTCATCAGGAACGGGCAGGGCACAGCAAATGGGCATACATGTCCAGTATTTTGGTGATAAAGGACGGCATAATTGGGTGAAATCCCATTATATGATCCCTTTTAGtggtattaaaaatttcgaaacccTAGCTGAGTCATTGACCCcagaagttaaaaaaaaagaccctAAATATGCAGCAGCATTCATTGTTAAGTCTGGTATGAAACCTAAATGGGACAAAGCAGTCTCAGAGGCTACAGATGTCTTGTCGATGACTAATGAACAACGAGCTGAAGTATTTAAACCGCCAATAAAGTTACTCAGATCTGTGACAACAGAGGTACCAAAAACGAATACTAAAGAGAAAATAGTAGTTCGCAAAAGAAAACTTTCGCCTGATGATAAAACTTCACCAAAACGAATGAAGGCAGAAAACGTAAGGTTcatctaataataataagtagTCTCTTCCTGATAGAAAACTTAtcgatcaatttatttattttttttttattctattttgttctaaaaaatactttttactATCGTTCTTACAGGCTGAATCAGAAGTGGATACTGATGAGAAGCTAGAAAAACCAAAATCACGTAAACAGAGACGTGAACATAATGAAAATAAGGCGGACGTGAATCTAAGTGCAAATACACCACCGACGCCACCCTCTAGTCACAAAGATTCAAGCGACGAAGCACCACTTCCTAAGAAACCAAAAactaagaaattgaaaaaaatagtggaaggtgattttgaaatttattttgagaGAAACAGAGACAGAATACAGGAAGAACAGCCTGATGCTTCGGAATCGGAAATTcgaagatatttgaaaaagacTTGGGGCAGCATGAACATTGTTTCCAAAAGTTCATATCAGGTGCGATTGAAGCAAAAGAACAGTTCGCAGGTAAAGGGCAGACGCCTTATAAAGGAAAGTTTCTCCTCATCTGATGATGAAACAGAAGAGGTAAACGTGTCATTAGAAGAGGAGCAGATCTTcacgataaacaaaaaactgaAGTCAAGTGTAGAAAAACCTGATCCTGGTACGACTGAAAATgcgaatggaaaaaagaaacgacttcataatttatttaaaggTATGAAGCAAGAACGAGTGTGCCAAATATGTGAAAAGTCTGGCAAGCTTACGAGATGTAGAGGACCTTGTTATTCGTATTTTCATTTGTCATGTGTCAAACCCGGTGAATCCAGCCCTGAAAATAGTATTGATGGTAATACTACTGAGGATGAGTTGTTTGATAATTCTAGAGATGCCAAGGAAATATCAGGAGAAGAGGATGAGAATAATCAGGAAGAAGTTGAAACCAATGACAAAACAGAAGGTGAGATATTAGTCTATGGTAAAATATGCGAATCTGCCCAAGCCTAATTTCGGTAAATAAGAAACGTTTTTCTTGCTAAACTTTCTActattttacagaaaaaagcGATGACCCGGTTGAACAGTCTGAAGAAGAAGCATTCAAGTGCATAGACTGTTTATCTGGCGTTGCACCAGCCTGTTTTATATGCAATGAACGAGAAGGTGATAGAATTAGGTGTACAGTTTTTGCTTGTGGAAAACATTATCATTCAGCGTGCTTGAAACCGTGGCCACAggtgattttttcatatttattgaaCATTTTGTTTTGAGGGGTCAATCACTTTGTCAAATAGCTTACAGGATTTTTATTATGCAAAGggattttacgattttctacCGCATTTACAGAGCCGGAAGTATATCATTTCTCAAAAGGCCcccatatttttaataatccaAAATTGCAAGTAATCCCTCCTCATTTTGCTCTAATTATCATCACTCAAAGCTCAGGAAATATTTATATGctatattatttcaataagCCTTAGTTTATTGATTACATACTTTGTTCGTGTTTCTCAAGTAACTagatgttttttcttttttcttttcaacaaaattagTCGCACTGGCAAGGTGGACGATTATATTGTCCATATCACGTATGCCACACTTGTAGCTCAGACAATCCTCGAGATAGTAATCATTTGAGGTCACCGAACGAAAAGCTGGTTCGATGTGTGCGATGTCCATCATCTTACCATCCATCAATAACCTGCCTTCCAGCTGGTTCAGGTATATTAACTGGTAGTCAAATCATTTGTCCAAAACACTACAAAGCTCCTCATCCTCCGTTGAATGCTGCGTGGTGTTTTCTGTGCACGCAAGGTGGTAGTCTGATATGCTGCGACACTTGTCCGACTTCTTTCCATCCAGAATGTCTaggtaaattataataatccttataagtaaaaagaaacagtatttatttacacactaaattatttcattctcaAATTTGCATTAATATGTTCATTTTAAAAAGTTATTTTCTGTACAATTTAATTGTCtacaaatttaatatttctcATCATAGGAATAGATGCACCAGATGGTGCCTTCATTTGTGAAGACTGTGAAACTGGGCGTTTACCTCTATATGGTGAGGTAACGTGGGTAAAGTTGGGTAACTATAGATGGTGGCCTTCAATCATCTGTTATCCCCATGAAATACCTCATAATGTGCTCACTATTCCTCACACACCGGGTGAATTTTGCGTTATGTTTCTCGGAACTAAGAACTACTACTGGGTTCACAGGTAAACAGGATAtaaacattatttaaattctttctttttaatcTAAAATTGTTATTCCTTTCCGATTCTTTGAGCAAGCTTTTTGTTGTAtagtataataattcaaaaacttttctgTCGTTTTTCGTTTGCTTTCATTTTACAGCTCTGAAAACAAAACacttgattgtttttttttttcttgcttttgtAGAGGAAGAGCATTTCTTTACCAAGATGGGGATGCGAATACCAAAACTTCGACAGGTAAAAAATACGTTGATGAAGCATATAGAAAGGCATTGGAAGAAGCTCAAGAAATGCATCTTCgattaaaaatagaaagagCTGCTGCTGTTAAGGAAAATGGTCCGAAAGACTTAAAGCCTCCACATTATGTAAAACTCAAGGTACTATACTAACGTTTTTTCCTGATTAATACAAAATAACCTGTATTTACTGTATTACTTTTAGTTACTGTACAGGTAGTTAcattttaaactttttcacGTCAACTATcatgaaatcgaaaaaattgtcattataGGTGTGAACCTAAATTGTGTTctcatagtttttttttttaggacaATATAAAATCCTTAATATTATACCTTGTACTTGATAAGCGAGTTTCAAATTAACTTTGGTTCTAATCTATTTTAGTGTATATGTCTATGACCATGCAGTCTACCAGTGAAATTTCTTGAGTACAAGTAAACTATGATTTACAGAAAGTGACACTGATAGTATTAGATACTGGATACTATTTAACCCTTAGCGACCACacggggtttttttttatggtagTGGTATATGTTGTGCGTACAATCCTAAAATTTTAGCCcttaatattgaaaaatggcGGAGTAATGAttgtttttctgaaaaaagcCATTTTTGCTGAATTTTCACATATATGACCAGTTTTTAGAACACCATCTATAAATTGACCGATAAAAATCGTTAGAAATGTTGAAGAACTCTTCAAAAAACATGAAACAATTGGTTAGAAGTCTCGAAACACCCACATATATGTCTTGTATAAGTAGGTTTTTCAGCGTGGGTTAATGAGTTACCCCGTGTGGTCGCTAAGGGTTAATTTAGAATAGAAATGAATCAAATTACTCTTGCAGGTGAACAAGCCCGTGGGAAACGTTAAGCCTGTCGAAGTTGAGAGTATTGCTGCTTGTGACTGTGATGCAGACTGGGATAATCCCTGTGCCCCAGAAACAGATTGTTTGAATCGCATCCTCTCCGTTGAATGTAGTTCAGGGATGTGTCCAGCAGGGCCCAAGTGTGGAAAT includes the following:
- the LOC107223910 gene encoding histone-lysine N-methyltransferase NSD2, giving the protein MSAFNAEGPKEASTNTTKNFGSTVTGSRANDSTKIQDSSDTVNGLKDSKSVSYSPNTSRYGRTIKSKLHGSMPSSDYNLLSNKQELSSQSINGNGGSISKKIFQDQVKSVSNPSPGESFDSTLNLSRDSSNLSTDMECNWLLGQLAWARIGTFPFWPCVVTLEPVTMIYHKVLRTGRAQQMGIHVQYFGDKGRHNWVKSHYMIPFSGIKNFETLAESLTPEVKKKDPKYAAAFIVKSGMKPKWDKAVSEATDVLSMTNEQRAEVFKPPIKLLRSVTTEVPKTNTKEKIVVRKRKLSPDDKTSPKRMKAENAESEVDTDEKLEKPKSRKQRREHNENKADVNLSANTPPTPPSSHKDSSDEAPLPKKPKTKKLKKIVEGDFEIYFERNRDRIQEEQPDASESEIRRYLKKTWGSMNIVSKSSYQVRLKQKNSSQVKGRRLIKESFSSSDDETEEVNVSLEEEQIFTINKKLKSSVEKPDPGTTENANGKKKRLHNLFKGMKQERVCQICEKSGKLTRCRGPCYSYFHLSCVKPGESSPENSIDGNTTEDELFDNSRDAKEISGEEDENNQEEVETNDKTEEKSDDPVEQSEEEAFKCIDCLSGVAPACFICNEREGDRIRCTVFACGKHYHSACLKPWPQSHWQGGRLYCPYHVCHTCSSDNPRDSNHLRSPNEKLVRCVRCPSSYHPSITCLPAGSGILTGSQIICPKHYKAPHPPLNAAWCFLCTQGGSLICCDTCPTSFHPECLGIDAPDGAFICEDCETGRLPLYGEVTWVKLGNYRWWPSIICYPHEIPHNVLTIPHTPGEFCVMFLGTKNYYWVHRGRAFLYQDGDANTKTSTGKKYVDEAYRKALEEAQEMHLRLKIERAAAVKENGPKDLKPPHYVKLKVNKPVGNVKPVEVESIAACDCDADWDNPCAPETDCLNRILSVECSSGMCPAGPKCGNQAFVRRQYPSMIPFHTAGRGWGLKALETIKSGQFVVEYVGEVIDEAEYKRRLQRKKELKDENFYFLTIDNFRMIDAEPKGNLSRFMNHSCQPNCETQKWTVNGDTRIGLFALRDIEIGEELTFNYNLACDGETRKPCLCGSPNCSGFIGLKAPKLMQQLNTAQEKKISKQKRSGKVKSCWTCGNKISDDDLLQCDQKTCGKRYHKSCVTFEDTDSRFSCPWHHCAACSRRTSAHCSFCSTAFCQIHIEGKLTEYGDKGGFTCNSHGTIGFDNNESDNDTETEKAESPIEFSSPLISGNPPTRDPSPRVSIIEVHGSSEEGEESQKEDEDEQAGNGIQPVSEVDKKKISKKKTPLSRRFSVRKQRQEEAAKTLSALTSSQLEAIIGGSVLNGEKNY